A genomic segment from Peribacillus sp. ACCC06369 encodes:
- a CDS encoding response regulator: MLKIRAVIAEDDFRVADIHEKFLKNFDEIEVVGKAVNAKKTLRILEQKSPDLLLLDVYMPDQLGTDLLPDIRQKFPNVDIIMITAATDKELLEKALHYGVENYLIKPVEMKRFNQVIEEYLKKAHLMKSKQEIDQDFVDLILKKGSAVSETNDGTALPKGVDEITLAKVIEVLEASDIGLSAEQVSGQIGASRTTARRYLEYLISVKKCKAEVVYGVVGRPERRYYKIQ; the protein is encoded by the coding sequence ATGCTGAAGATAAGAGCAGTCATCGCAGAAGATGATTTTCGTGTAGCGGATATCCATGAAAAATTCTTGAAAAACTTTGATGAAATAGAAGTGGTCGGAAAAGCTGTCAATGCCAAAAAGACGCTTCGGATTTTGGAACAAAAAAGCCCTGATCTGCTTTTGCTTGATGTATATATGCCAGATCAGCTTGGTACAGACCTCCTTCCGGATATTCGGCAAAAATTCCCGAATGTGGATATCATCATGATTACCGCCGCAACGGATAAAGAACTACTTGAAAAGGCGCTTCACTACGGTGTAGAGAATTATTTAATCAAACCAGTGGAAATGAAGCGCTTCAACCAAGTTATCGAAGAGTATCTTAAGAAAGCGCATCTGATGAAATCCAAACAAGAAATAGATCAGGATTTTGTTGATCTCATTTTGAAAAAGGGATCTGCCGTTTCGGAAACGAACGATGGGACCGCCTTACCGAAAGGCGTCGACGAAATCACTTTGGCGAAAGTGATCGAAGTACTCGAAGCAAGCGATATCGGTTTGTCGGCTGAGCAAGTGAGCGGACAGATCGGCGCTTCCAGGACAACCGCGAGACGCTATCTGGAATACTTGATATCCGTAAAGAAATGTAAAGCGGAAGTCGTATATGGGGTAGTGGGAAGACCCGAGCGAAGATATTATAAAATTCAATAG